The bacterium genome includes the window CGTTTTTTTCCATATGTGCGGCAATCCGCTCCAAAACAGAGACCGCACCTACATAATTGGCTGCCATCATTTCCTGGGCAAGTTGAAAATCCGCTTCTGCGGCTTTTTGCGGATGCAGCATCCCGAAAAACAAATATGCTTCATCCAGAACTTTTACTTTTTTAAGCACATCACTCATAATTTTTTCGTGCTTTTCAGTTTTTAGTGCATCAAACGAGATCACAATCGGTGTTGGTGTCTGACAGCGTATCTGGATATCATGCGCGGTTTTCTCCAGTTCATCCACATTCCTACTTGCCAGGATCAACTGAGTTTCAGGTCCGGCAATGACCCGGGCCATGGATTTTGCCATCGCTGAATTGGCACCTAAAATTAATATGTTTTTCATTCACACGCTCCTTTTTTCTCCAAGGTAGTTGGCACCTTATCCCTCAAATTCAATCATGACAGAGTATACCATGTGCCTTTGCCAACGCCATACTGGCTAAGGCATTTTTTCTTCACCAGATTCCGAAAATGCTCTTTCAGCGTATTACGGCTGGCACCGCTTTTGCGGGTCATGTCTCCTATCGTCACGCGGCCATGGTCGCGGGCATAATCCAAAATTTCCACGGCCAGCTCAGGCAAAGTGGCAAGGACCAACTTTTCCTGCTCAACCTTAACAGTCAGGAGCCGCTTTTGCTGTTGCAGCACACGAAGGAAAAACCCGATCCAGGGCTGCCAATTCGGCGCCTCAGTACGGATCGTACCTTGCGTCTGTCTGAGCGCAAGATAATAACCTTCCTTATTATTCTCAATAACGCTCTCAAGCGAGCTGTAAAAGATGTAAGCATAATTGGCCTGCAACAACAACAGCGTGGTTAGAATCCGGCTCAAGCGGCCGTTGCCATCCTGAAAAGGATGGATTTCCAGGAACACGACAATAAACACGGCTATCGCCAGCAAAGGATGCAGTCGGCGTGTCTCGCGCACCTCATGCAACCAAGCGGTCAACTCTCCCATGAGACGTGGCGTGTCGAAAGGGGTTGCCGTCTCAAATACGATGCCAATCTGCGCTCCATCTGCATCGAAAGCAGCCACACTGTTTGAGGCTGTTTTATAACTACCGCGGTGCCGTTCATCCTTTTCGCTGAAGGCAAGCAGATCGCGGTGCAATTGCCGGATATGATTTTCCGTAATTGGGATATCCTGCCAGGCGTTGAACACCTGATCCATCACCTTGGCGTAACCAACAACCTCCTGTTCGTCGCGGGTGGCAAAAGATGTTATATTAAGATCAGCAAGCAGATATTCAACCTCACGATCTGTCAGCTTGCTGCCCTCAATGCGGGTTGATGAGCCAACGCTCTCGACTGTGGCAATTAAGCGCAAGGCTGTCAGACGCTCAGGTGCCAGCGTACCCAAAGACCGCCAAGCGCCTTTGAATTCATCGATCTCGGAAATCAGCGCCAGAAGGTCAGGTGTGACTTGAATGGTATCAGTTTTCAGCATATAGATATCCTTCCACCCATATCATCACCCATATCCACCCATAAGTCAAACCATATTTCCACCCACATACACCCATAAAAAGGTGCCAGGCACCTTTTTACCTGGACTTCCCCATTTTTTTCTCAAAGTTTCTCTCGCTATCGCTTGAATCCTATGGGTTTTGATTTTCGTTTTAAAATAATCGGCAAATTCAACATTTCCTGGATTACCTGATTGATATTTATGATTTCTTTGGACTGGCCCAATTGTTTCATCTCTAATTTATTCATCCGGTTATAAATATCTCTATGCATACTCATCAATTCACGGATTTTTGTAAACGTCCGCATGATTTGAATATTAATTTGAATCGCTGATTTGCTTCTTAAGCAGGATGACAGCATAGCCACGCCATTTTCAGTAAATGCGTAAGGTGGATATTTACGGTGTTGTCCTCTCTTTAAGGTCACAAATTGTGACCTTAAAGAGTCATTTTCAGCTTGTGTTATTTGGAACATAAAATCCTCGGGGAATCTTTCTTTGTTTCGTTTTACAGCCTGGTTAAATACTTTGGTGGTGACGCCATAAAATATCGCCAGCTCCCTGTCCAACATTACTTTCCGTCCCCGAACAATGTATATTTTTTCCTGGATGAGTTCCAATGACAGACTATTGTTTTTGGCCATGTGCTCCTCCCTGGTTTTGTACTATTGGGATTAGACCGGCTAAGGAGGATATAATTGCGAATTATTTCAGTTTTTTTGTATGACAAGCGGCAAGCACAGCGCTTTATCCGACATCCGGTTATTACTGCCAACGTCTCTTTTTTAGCTCCCCATATTAAATGACCCCTATTCATGGTTGGCGCTTTCATTACTATTCCAAAATTGCCGGGGGTTTTTTATCCAAATCCATTTTAAAAAATTGCGACTGATATATTCCTGCTAACACACCCATATCAGGTGCCTGGCACCTTTCGCATTTAGGTATCCCCAGGACTAATTCCTTTGTATGGCTGAATGATCATTTTGTTTTATTAATTAGTGCTTTGCTTTTAAATAAAAAATCTTCCGCTGCATTCAACAATATTTCTGCACCGTCACGCGACCATTCATTGGAATAATCGGCGTTTTCCCTTAACATTTTCGCATTCTGCAAGTATTCGATCAATCTTACAGGCAATAATTTTTCATCCACGTAAAGCGCCCGAATTGCAATGATAAGGCAGGCGTGGCTTTTCTCTCGGTAATTTTTCGCATAGAGCAACGCTCGCGCACTATGGAACATGGAGTAATATGCTTGCACGGTTGCCCATTTATACCCCGACTGGTCAAAAGATACTTTTGCAGTCTTATAATCATCTTCAGCAATCTTGATTTCTTTGGAAGCTAGCGCTTTTCCGCGCGAAAACTCCATAATCTTATTTTTACTTAAGCACTCTTTAAAACCGGCATTCATTTATCCGCCTCCCAAAGCACCAGTCCGCGGGACAGCTCTTCAAAATATTCCCGGTCCTTTTTTCCCATCTCAACGAAAGCCAAAGGTGTTTTAAAAACAAACTGAACTTTTTTTTTCAGATCAATCTGTCCGGCAATTTTTTCAGCATCAACCAGGGCATTGGTTATTATTAGTAAATCAATATCACTGGCCGGGATATCCTCGCCGCGCGCACAACTTCCATATAGAATTATTTTTTCACAGACGGTTTTCAGTTTATTAATCAGCGGCTGAAGCATAAGTAGATTTTGCATGACTTTTAATTGTTTGATCAACGGCTGGTTGGTCGTTCTAACGGAATAAAGATAAATTTTCGCCTTTTTCTCGCGAACAATTAACTTCTCATCCGCCAGCTTCCTTAAAGTCGTGTTGATTCCGGCTTTGCTGATTTTCGTTCCCGCTTGGATTTCGTTAGCTGTAAATTGCTTTATTGGTTCCCGGATCATAAAGTCCAATACCTTTTGCGGATTGGTCGCAACCACTATTTCGTTAAGCATGCATTCCCCACCAGTCTAATATATTATACGTACGTCTGATTAAATAGACGTACGTATAATATATTAGACTTAAATAAATTTACTGTCAAGCAATTTGCACTGGAAATTCCGGAACATGGTTTCGGTATCAGCCATATCCGTAACACGCATTTTTTCGTCCGCAGCAGACATTTTCAAACCGTTACATTTTGTAACGGTTTCGTTTGCGCCTTCATCTGTAAGCCTTTTCTTTAAAACGCGCCAATATACCACAGGATTTTGGCTATTGGTCAGAACTGAAACAACATCTACAACAGAAAAAAACCATTGCTCATTTTGTTCATCCCAAAATTTGCGTATTTTTTTGCCTTCAAACAGTGCTACTTTTTTTTGGTCGCTCATTTAAACCTCCACAATAGAGACAACACACAGTGTCAATATACACGATATGAATAAAAAAATCATTCCAGGACGCCTGTTTCTTTCCTGATCCGGCAAGCACTATGTGTCGTTAATATTTTAGACAGCGTTTGATAATTTTTATTTTATGTTTTCTTGAATATTTTTATTCCCCCGACTCTTAATCGCGCCTGGCGACTTTTACCTCATTTCATACACGGGCATTTTATCCTTTATTATCTGATGTGACTCCCTGTACTTTGATTTGTTCAAGGTTTTTATCTATAAGCATTATGATGTCATCTCCAAGTGCATCGAAAGCATTAATTGATTTACCACCGTCCATTTGAAAACGTGTTCTTCCTAACTCTGTCATTTTAACTGCAATTTCAACTAAGGAATTCGTTAGTTCAGGCAGAACATCGAAAGGAGCGCTGGCAGCAATGGTCAAAATTTGTGCCCCACTGCTAACGGATTTATTTTTTAAATCTGTTAGGAAAGGATCTATACATTTACCCTGCTCCCCACCATAAACCGATGTCCATAACATCTTGAACTCTATTAATTTTGTAAATACACAAGATTCCCACAACTCCGGTTCTACCTGTAAATCCGTCATCATAATATTCGTGTTTTTTAACCAAACACCATTAGATAAATTGTCTGCTATCTTCTCCAACTTCTGCCTTATATCATTATTGTGTTGAACTAGCTTTTCAATTCCTACTACAAGTTCATGCATCCCTTTTTCACTTAGAAAAGATAGTCCCTTGAATGCAGACAAATCCATTATTTGTTCCATGTTTCTTGTGTCTGATTGTAACCCCCCATAATATGAAACCTTCACATTGTATGTTAAAGGCAACTCACTTTTAGCGAAATAAGAAATTGCGCTATCAAAAAATGTCCGTATTTCATGCCCTGGAGGTATCGAAGCGATCCCTCCCCTTATGAGAGTTAATTCATTTATCTCCCCTCCATCGCTGTTCTTAAGTGGGGGTTGAAATTCCAGCTTCACATTCCTCGCAACAGTTTTACCTCCATTCTTTACAACAAGATATATTAATTGCTTTCCATAAGGAATCTCAAAGTAGGCAACTATATATGGCGCAACTTCTTGGCCTCGAGATTCTTTCATTTCCTTCAAAATATTTTCTGATACCTCTGCAGATTTTTTTGAAGCAGACGCAATGTGCCATGTTTTAACTACATATATGATCAAAAATATTAGCGTTGCTATTTGAACTATGTCAAGGGCTGTTTCCATCTTCAATATCCTCCATAAGCTTTGTGTCCTTCATTTGGAGCTTTCCCCTTCCACAATCTTAATCTCCGCCTCTGTCAATCCGTATAACTCATACACCAGCCTGTCAACCTCCTTGTCCGTTGCGTCAATCTGGCGTTGGATAAGAGTCTTTTCGTGATTTTCTTTCGTTACTGGCAATTGCTTGTTCAACTCCAGCATACGTCCAACAAGAGAAACCATTTTGTCATGATTTTCTTTATCGGTTGCACTGGAAAACTCGACATTCAAAATCGGTATAGTCTTTAAAAACATAGTTTTATAAATATAAAATTCATTAGCTTTAGGAACTGTTGTCTTTTTATAATACCACTCAATCAAAGTAGAATTAATAATGCCCAAAATATATGCAATATCCAAAACTACATTTCCCCGAAGAAAAAAGCCACAAACTGTATCCCCGTAGTATTGTTGCTTTGTATCAATTGCAAATCGATTCCGATCAGATAACTCAGGAACAACTATTTTCACATTTTCAAAATTCGCCACACGTCGCTGATTCCAGAGTTCATACCATTTTTTTGAGGATTTTTCGAAATATGGTCTAGCAATAATTTTTTGCTTTTGATTTAGCAAGTAATTATAATACTTTGGTGCTTTTTCCTGAATTGTTTTTTCCTCAACCAACTCACCGTTTGTATCATATGGATAGAACACATACTCCGAATGAGACTCACAATAATATTTTCTAATATTTTTACCTCGCAGACAGGGTTTAAAATAACTTTTCTCAAATCCTTTACTTGCAATCTCTTTTGATGAAAATAAGTACACGTCATTTAATCCGGTTACTATTCCTTCCGAAATTCTTTCAACAAATCCTGACAAAGGTGCACATTTATTGTTTTCCACTATTTTTCTTACAATTAATTCGTCCCGGTCACTTCTAAATACCCATAAATTTTCTGTTAATTTACTTTGAAAATAGTAATCTCCCGTTTCAATTAATCCATGTTTATAAATTAGTTTATTTTTTGGTTGAAAGGGTTTCGAAAACACGAATATACCTGTGTAGTTGAGCACATTATTGAATATTTGTTTATGCTCAAAATCTACAATTGATAGGATTGCACAGTTATTTAATAAATATCGTCTTATTCCTCTTCCATGATCTCTTTTAATAAATCCAGTCGGACATATATATGATAATAATCCTTTGTTTTTTAGAAGCTTCAACCCTTCTTCAATAAATAAAACGTAAATGTCAAATTTACCAGTCGCGCTATTGAAACTCTTTTTAAAATATTCTTTCACATCCTTAAAACCATGAAAGCCAATATACGGTGGATTACCGATTACAGCATCAAAGCCACCAGCCGTCATAATCTCCAGAAACTCGCGCTCCCAGTCAAAGGGATTAACTCGCTGGAGTTCTTCCGAATCAGGCATGAGCCGGTCGTTAAAGTAATCCGGCCCTATCAATGAATTTCCACATTTTATATTTTCAGACAAATCCGGCAGGGCGCGTTCGTGAAAAAGTTTAAATTGATGAACCAGAGTCCGATTGGACTCGCCTTCCAGCACTTTGAGCAGTAATGACAGCTTGGTGACTTCCACTGCCTGGGAGTCTATGTCTACGCCAAAAATATTATTGGTCAGAATTCTCTTGCGCTCGGATGTGGTCAGGTGCCAGTCATTGTCACGACCCTGGAAAATTACCGTTCTCTTTCCCTTGGACCACTTCTCTATCCCGTCTTTGATGTAAAAATTCCGATGCCAGTCCAGGAGTTTCTGATAAGCGCCGATCAGAAAAGAACCTGATCCACAGGCTGGGTCAAGAATTTTCAGGTTGGCTGCTTGCTTTGGCGTTTTACCTTCCAGCAGTTTTCCCACGGTATTATTTACGATATAGTCAACAATGTAGGTAGGTGTGTAATAGACACCTCCGGCTTTTTTAACCTCCGGCTTTTCTTCTATTTTGGCATGATGGCCTTCAGTCAGACGTATAACTTTTCCTAAAAACTGTTCGTATACCTGGCCCAAAATGTCAGCAGTAAACACAGAAAATTCATAGGGACTTTCAGGATAATAAAGCTGCTTGATAATGTGTTTTAAAAGGTTGTCATCTATTTCAAGATTGAGGGTCAGTTCATCCGGATATCCAGAGCGTCCTTTTTCTTTTTGAAAATGAAAAAGCCCGGAATTGTACCGTTCGTCAGCCTGTTGAAATGTTTCGCAAAGGCGTTTATATACACCTACACCATTAACATGCCCTTGCAAGCGGCCATAATTTTCAATACCCCGATCCTCACATATTCGCAGAAAGAGGATACGATCCAGTATCTTTTGCACAGCATAATTCAGTTCATGCTGGCTTAGCTTGGGATTGCGCAGAGCCAAATTTTGGGCCAGTTCCTTGCGCCACTCGCTAATGCTCTCTAAAAAGGCTTGATCTACCGCAGCGGTTCCACGCCTGCCCTTACCTCCGGCAAATTTGTCAAAAGAACCTTTCAGGACTGCATCTCTGGAAAAAATCGCTGCTATTTTATCCCACTGGTCGGCGTATTGCTTATAGGTAAAATAATGTATTCTGGCTATGTTCGGTTTATCACCCTGATTGGGTTTGACCCGACCGTCATAGATTGCGAATTCTTCAAAATCAGTCAATATGGAAAGGGGTAGCTTGGCAGACCAGGCATAACGCCGGAGCTGAAAAGCCGGATTGATGTCATCTTTGAGGTTGATTGAGGGTTTCTTGGCTTCCAGAAAAAATTTACGCATACCACCTATTTGGAAACAATAGTCCGGCGCTTTTGTAGCACCTCCAATTTTGATAGCGTCTTCGTGGATTACGTCCTTATACATTTCCGCATTACCATTCACATTGGCCACATCCCACCCCAGAGCGGTAAAAAACGGGTCCAGGAACTCCCGGCGGAGTTGGGTTTCATTGTAATGGCCGGAAGTATAGGCCTCTAAATTGCTTTCAAAACGATCAACTAAATCCAGAATAATTTGTGGTGCAGCCAAAATTCCTCACCCTCTCTTTGTGGTATTTCGCCAAAACAAAATGACTCTTATTTGTGGTTGATGCTTTCATTATATTCCAAAACTTCCGGGTTTTCTTTATCCTGCTCCCATTTTAAAGGATTGTTGACAATATATTCCCGTGTTTCGTTTAATTCATTTTCAGTGCGAATGATATGTTCCCAATAATTGCGTTGCCATACACGATCAACGGATGTGTTTTGATTCATCCATTTTGTAACACCAATTTTAAATCCGCGTATGATGGAACCAATGGTTTTTGATGTTCCGGACGGCCGAACTGGTGATGATAATGACGATCGGTTAACCATTGGTAGGGGCGAAAAATTTTTCGCCCCTACGTTTATTTTCATTCCATCAACAATCACCACAATCCCATGAACATGATTCGGCATACTAACAAATTGATCCAATTCAACCTGTAAAAAATGCGTGGGAATATCATGCCAACATTTTTCCACCATCCGCCCGGCATCATTCAAAATCATTTCCCCATCAACAACATCCCCAAACAAACATTCCCGGTTGTGCGTGCAGATGGTCACATAATACATCCCGGCCTGTGAATAATCATATCCCTGTAATCGAGCAGATCGTCTGTGATGTTTGACGGAATCATATCTCATAGAATACCTTTTTTTCCAGGAGAATATCGTAGGGGCGAAAAATTTTTCGCCCCTACCGGCGTTTCTTCGCAACCGCCTTTTTTATTGTTTTCTTTTTTCTCGTGGTTGGTCTGCTGCCTGGTTCCAATCCAAGCCTGCGTGCCTGGTCCGAGGTAAAAACATTTTCCGGATCGTATTTTTTCTTGATTGCTTTCCATTCATTAAGCCGGGGATACATGGCTTCAAATGTTGACTGACGCATGCGGCTGTCCTTGGCCAAATAGAGCCGGCCTTCATATTTAAGGACCAATTCATCCCACTTATCCATTTCCTTCAATATGGAGCCATTACCAATTGGAAAATCCAATGCAATAAAATAACCGGGCATGGGAAAAGAGAGTGGGGCTTTTTGCGGGCTCTCGCCGAATTTTTTTAAAACCGATAAAAAAGATGCCTGACCGGTCTTGGCAATGGCTTCCAGCACTTTCTGGATGCCGTCAAATCCATGTTTCGGCGGGATCAAAAACTGGTACTGTGCCATACCGGGTTTGCCGTATATCCGGTTCCACTTAAGCACTGAATCAAGTGGATAAAAAAAAGTATCAATATCCACCAAACTGCTGACCCGCTTAGGGTGCTTTCCATAGTACAAAGCATTAAATGCCGAGACAGTCAGAGGATTCAGGCTCCAGGACGGAAGCTCAATCGGCACACTGACTTTACGCGACTGATTCAAGCGGAGCGGATCACGACGCCGTGCGCTGGTCTTGAGTTCCGCTTGTTTGGCAAATGACCCGCTCATCATGATGCTCCGGCCAAGCTGCTTCCCCTTTGCCACGCAATCAATCCAGGCCACGGTCAAAGGGCTGTCTGCCACTTCCTCAAAAATCTTAAAAATATGCTCCAGATTTTTTGCTTTGATCCCCTCATAATGCAGTGTGCTGCTCTCAATCGGCATGAGTTTGATCTCCACGCTCTGAATCAATCCGGTCAGCCCCATACCGCCAATGGTTGCCCAGAATAAATCCGGTTTTTCTTTGGGAGAACAGCTCACCTGGCTGCCATCAGCCAGCACCATATACAGCTTCTGAATAAAATGCCCGATGCTGAGTTTACTTTTGCCATGCACATCCGCTGCCACCGATCCTCCCAGGGTCGGATATTTGGTGC containing:
- a CDS encoding Fic family protein, which codes for MLKTDTIQVTPDLLALISEIDEFKGAWRSLGTLAPERLTALRLIATVESVGSSTRIEGSKLTDREVEYLLADLNITSFATRDEQEVVGYAKVMDQVFNAWQDIPITENHIRQLHRDLLAFSEKDERHRGSYKTASNSVAAFDADGAQIGIVFETATPFDTPRLMGELTAWLHEVRETRRLHPLLAIAVFIVVFLEIHPFQDGNGRLSRILTTLLLLQANYAYIFYSSLESVIENNKEGYYLALRQTQGTIRTEAPNWQPWIGFFLRVLQQQKRLLTVKVEQEKLVLATLPELAVEILDYARDHGRVTIGDMTRKSGASRNTLKEHFRNLVKKKCLSQYGVGKGTWYTLS
- a CDS encoding nucleotidyltransferase domain-containing protein; the encoded protein is MLNEIVVATNPQKVLDFMIREPIKQFTANEIQAGTKISKAGINTTLRKLADEKLIVREKKAKIYLYSVRTTNQPLIKQLKVMQNLLMLQPLINKLKTVCEKIILYGSCARGEDIPASDIDLLIITNALVDAEKIAGQIDLKKKVQFVFKTPLAFVEMGKKDREYFEELSRGLVLWEADK
- a CDS encoding SDR family oxidoreductase codes for the protein MKNILILGANSAMAKSMARVIAGPETQLILASRNVDELEKTAHDIQIRCQTPTPIVISFDALKTEKHEKIMSDVLKKVKVLDEAYLFFGMLHPQKAAEADFQLAQEMMAANYVGAVSVLERIAAHMEKNGQGVIVGISSVAGDRGRQSNYLYGSSKAGLTVYLQGLRNRLAHHGVHVLTVKPGFVDTPMTRNKKKGLLFAKPETIATGIIRAVRKKKDHVYLPGFWKWIMLIIKTIPEGIFKKLKM
- a CDS encoding HEPN domain-containing protein, which produces MNAGFKECLSKNKIMEFSRGKALASKEIKIAEDDYKTAKVSFDQSGYKWATVQAYYSMFHSARALLYAKNYREKSHACLIIAIRALYVDEKLLPVRLIEYLQNAKMLRENADYSNEWSRDGAEILLNAAEDFLFKSKALINKTK
- a CDS encoding ORF6N domain-containing protein, yielding MAKNNSLSLELIQEKIYIVRGRKVMLDRELAIFYGVTTKVFNQAVKRNKERFPEDFMFQITQAENDSLRSQFVTLKRGQHRKYPPYAFTENGVAMLSSCLRSKSAIQINIQIMRTFTKIRELMSMHRDIYNRMNKLEMKQLGQSKEIININQVIQEMLNLPIILKRKSKPIGFKR
- a CDS encoding FAD-binding oxidoreductase, with amino-acid sequence MKMRKSTPKAKPSLPTELPPQVMLEGWGRYPKTQSYVFHLHAAQEALAVLRNRQGKSVLARGAGRSYGDPALNENNIVLDYTQADRFFAFNPKTGVLHAEAGVTLEQIITTFVPRGWFLPATPGTKYPTLGGSVAADVHGKSKLSIGHFIQKLYMVLADGSQVSCSPKEKPDLFWATIGGMGLTGLIQSVEIKLMPIESSTLHYEGIKAKNLEHIFKIFEEVADSPLTVAWIDCVAKGKQLGRSIMMSGSFAKQAELKTSARRRDPLRLNQSRKVSVPIELPSWSLNPLTVSAFNALYYGKHPKRVSSLVDIDTFFYPLDSVLKWNRIYGKPGMAQYQFLIPPKHGFDGIQKVLEAIAKTGQASFLSVLKKFGESPQKAPLSFPMPGYFIALDFPIGNGSILKEMDKWDELVLKYEGRLYLAKDSRMRQSTFEAMYPRLNEWKAIKKKYDPENVFTSDQARRLGLEPGSRPTTRKKKTIKKAVAKKRR
- a CDS encoding N-6 DNA methylase, coding for MAAPQIILDLVDRFESNLEAYTSGHYNETQLRREFLDPFFTALGWDVANVNGNAEMYKDVIHEDAIKIGGATKAPDYCFQIGGMRKFFLEAKKPSINLKDDINPAFQLRRYAWSAKLPLSILTDFEEFAIYDGRVKPNQGDKPNIARIHYFTYKQYADQWDKIAAIFSRDAVLKGSFDKFAGGKGRRGTAAVDQAFLESISEWRKELAQNLALRNPKLSQHELNYAVQKILDRILFLRICEDRGIENYGRLQGHVNGVGVYKRLCETFQQADERYNSGLFHFQKEKGRSGYPDELTLNLEIDDNLLKHIIKQLYYPESPYEFSVFTADILGQVYEQFLGKVIRLTEGHHAKIEEKPEVKKAGGVYYTPTYIVDYIVNNTVGKLLEGKTPKQAANLKILDPACGSGSFLIGAYQKLLDWHRNFYIKDGIEKWSKGKRTVIFQGRDNDWHLTTSERKRILTNNIFGVDIDSQAVEVTKLSLLLKVLEGESNRTLVHQFKLFHERALPDLSENIKCGNSLIGPDYFNDRLMPDSEELQRVNPFDWEREFLEIMTAGGFDAVIGNPPYIGFHGFKDVKEYFKKSFNSATGKFDIYVLFIEEGLKLLKNKGLLSYICPTGFIKRDHGRGIRRYLLNNCAILSIVDFEHKQIFNNVLNYTGIFVFSKPFQPKNKLIYKHGLIETGDYYFQSKLTENLWVFRSDRDELIVRKIVENNKCAPLSGFVERISEGIVTGLNDVYLFSSKEIASKGFEKSYFKPCLRGKNIRKYYCESHSEYVFYPYDTNGELVEEKTIQEKAPKYYNYLLNQKQKIIARPYFEKSSKKWYELWNQRRVANFENVKIVVPELSDRNRFAIDTKQQYYGDTVCGFFLRGNVVLDIAYILGIINSTLIEWYYKKTTVPKANEFYIYKTMFLKTIPILNVEFSSATDKENHDKMVSLVGRMLELNKQLPVTKENHEKTLIQRQIDATDKEVDRLVYELYGLTEAEIKIVEGESSK